A window of Tautonia plasticadhaerens contains these coding sequences:
- a CDS encoding dihydrolipoyl dehydrogenase family protein, with protein MPNAEDYDLVVLGSGAPGKLVAWALASRGPRVAVVERRYVGGSCPNVACLPSKNVIHGARVAHYVRTSAEFGISHDGWKVDMAAVRDRKRRMVDGLVEMHLAKYRESGAELVMGSGRFVAPRTIEVALNAGGTRTLRGRNVVINTGSRARLDDTPGLADSGPLTHVEALELDRLPEHLIVLGGGYVGLELAQAFRRFGSRVTVVERNAALIHREDPDVTEAVEQLLRDEGIEIRTGTAVDRVEGRSGESVRLRTAGGPIEGTDLLVAGGRTPNTDGIGLEPVGVEVDGRGHVKVDERLKTTAEGVWAAGDCAGSPYFTHIGEDDFRVLLANLTGGDRVTTGRQVPYCLFTDPELARVGLSEREARERGVSYRLSKLPLQGVLRARTLSETRGFYKALVEAGGDRILGFTAFGPEAGEVMAVVQVAMLAGLPYTALRDAVLTHPTMAEGLAGLFGSVPNG; from the coding sequence ATGCCGAATGCCGAAGACTATGACCTCGTCGTCCTGGGCAGCGGGGCGCCCGGCAAGCTCGTCGCCTGGGCCCTGGCGTCGCGTGGGCCGCGGGTGGCGGTCGTCGAGCGGCGCTACGTGGGCGGCTCCTGCCCGAACGTCGCCTGCCTGCCGAGCAAGAACGTCATCCACGGCGCCAGGGTCGCCCACTACGTCCGGACGAGCGCCGAGTTCGGGATTTCGCACGACGGCTGGAAGGTCGACATGGCCGCCGTCCGCGACCGCAAGCGGCGGATGGTCGACGGCCTGGTGGAGATGCACCTGGCGAAGTACCGGGAGAGCGGGGCGGAACTCGTCATGGGGAGCGGACGGTTCGTGGCACCCAGGACCATCGAGGTCGCGCTCAACGCCGGCGGCACGCGGACGCTCCGCGGCCGGAACGTCGTCATCAACACCGGGTCGCGTGCCCGGCTCGACGACACGCCCGGCCTCGCGGATTCCGGCCCCCTCACGCATGTCGAGGCCCTGGAACTGGACCGGCTGCCGGAGCACCTCATCGTCCTGGGCGGCGGCTACGTCGGCCTTGAGCTGGCGCAGGCCTTCCGCCGCTTCGGCAGCCGCGTGACGGTCGTGGAACGCAACGCCGCCCTGATCCACCGCGAAGACCCGGACGTCACCGAGGCGGTGGAGCAGCTCCTGCGCGACGAGGGGATCGAGATCCGGACCGGCACGGCGGTCGATCGCGTCGAGGGGCGGTCAGGCGAGTCCGTCCGCCTGCGCACGGCGGGTGGCCCGATCGAGGGGACGGACCTGCTCGTCGCCGGCGGGCGTACGCCGAACACCGACGGCATCGGGCTGGAACCGGTCGGGGTGGAGGTGGACGGGCGGGGGCACGTCAAGGTCGACGAGCGGCTGAAGACGACGGCCGAGGGCGTGTGGGCGGCGGGCGACTGCGCCGGGAGCCCCTACTTCACGCATATCGGCGAGGACGACTTCCGCGTGCTGCTGGCCAACCTCACCGGCGGTGACCGCGTGACGACCGGTCGGCAGGTGCCCTACTGCCTGTTCACCGACCCGGAACTGGCCCGCGTGGGCCTGAGCGAGCGGGAGGCCAGGGAGCGGGGCGTCTCTTACCGACTGTCCAAGCTCCCGCTGCAGGGCGTGCTCCGTGCCCGGACGCTCTCCGAGACGCGGGGCTTCTACAAGGCGCTGGTCGAGGCGGGTGGCGACCGCATCCTCGGCTTCACGGCCTTCGGCCCCGAGGCCGGTGAGGTCATGGCGGTCGTCCAGGTGGCGATGCTGGCGGGGCTGCCGTACACGGCCCTGCGAGATGCCGTCCTGACCCACCCGACGATGGCCGAGGGGCTTGCCGGGCTGTTTGGCTCGGTGCCGAATGGCTGA
- a CDS encoding helix-turn-helix domain-containing protein, which yields MTKPSTKTDSQDRGRFSARRKTEAVLRLLRGEDLDTLSRELGAVAATLSGWRDAFLDGGTAAMKSRPADDRDELVARLQSKVGQLTMDNELLGRKCQQMESGRPFASRRRST from the coding sequence ATGACCAAGCCCAGCACCAAGACCGACAGCCAGGATCGTGGACGCTTCTCGGCCAGGCGGAAGACCGAGGCCGTCCTCCGCCTCCTCCGGGGCGAGGACCTCGACACCCTCTCCCGGGAGCTGGGAGCCGTCGCCGCCACCCTCTCGGGTTGGCGGGACGCCTTCCTCGACGGCGGCACCGCGGCGATGAAGAGCCGACCGGCCGACGACCGGGACGAGTTGGTGGCCCGGCTCCAGTCCAAGGTCGGCCAACTCACGATGGACAACGAGCTGCTCGGCCGGAAGTGCCAGCAGATGGAGAGCGGCCGCCCTTTTGCGTCGAGGAGGCGGAGCACCTGA
- the sigJ gene encoding RNA polymerase sigma factor SigJ, with translation MIDDVTALRPKMMSVAYRMLGSVADAEDAVQDAFVRYQTTGGVSSPEGFLVRTTTRICIDRLRERKRREYVGPWVPEPVETREVARGDALAESLTQAFLLLLERLTPDERAAFLLRTVFDYEYAEIGEAVGKTEAAARQLVSRARGRLGLEGHRRFPAASARADGLAERFLAACRSGDVKAVEAMLTEDIELHSDGGGKATAARVVIRGRDKVARFLVGVLRKPYMQDVGVATVNGEPGLVFRSGDAIHAVLSLRVEGDVRAIYITANPDKLGRWAVAEIE, from the coding sequence ATGATCGACGACGTGACCGCCCTGCGGCCGAAGATGATGTCCGTCGCCTACCGGATGCTCGGCAGCGTGGCCGACGCCGAGGACGCCGTGCAGGACGCCTTCGTCCGTTACCAGACGACCGGGGGCGTCTCCTCGCCCGAGGGTTTCCTGGTCCGCACCACCACCCGCATCTGCATCGACCGGCTGCGGGAGCGGAAGCGGCGGGAATACGTCGGCCCGTGGGTGCCCGAGCCGGTGGAGACGCGGGAGGTGGCGCGTGGCGACGCCCTGGCCGAGTCGCTCACCCAGGCGTTCCTGCTCCTGCTGGAGCGGCTCACGCCCGACGAGCGGGCGGCGTTCCTGCTCCGCACCGTCTTCGACTACGAATACGCCGAGATCGGCGAGGCGGTCGGCAAGACCGAGGCGGCCGCCCGTCAATTGGTGAGCAGGGCGCGAGGGCGTCTGGGCCTCGAAGGCCATCGCCGGTTCCCGGCGGCCTCGGCGCGGGCGGATGGCCTGGCGGAGCGGTTCCTGGCGGCATGCCGATCTGGAGACGTGAAGGCGGTCGAGGCCATGCTCACCGAGGACATCGAGCTCCATTCCGACGGCGGCGGCAAGGCGACGGCGGCCCGGGTGGTGATCCGCGGCCGGGACAAGGTCGCCCGCTTCCTGGTCGGGGTGCTGCGCAAGCCGTACATGCAGGACGTCGGCGTCGCGACGGTCAACGGCGAGCCGGGGCTGGTATTCCGCTCCGGCGACGCGATCCACGCGGTGTTGTCGCTCAGGGTCGAGGGAGACGTGCGGGCGATCTACATCACGGCCAACCCGGACAAGCTCGGCCGCTGGGCGGTGGCCGAGATCGAATAG
- a CDS encoding site-specific integrase has protein sequence MAEALAGLAEEEFLWPGGWKRTEKGRWAVVGWVAGKDAGELLRRDARRAGIVVGRSGREANGGRVLDFHSLRHSYVSALDRAGLSEGLARRLARGSSRALLERYTHREFAELAEAVEALPAVGLYETQDDRP, from the coding sequence TTGGCCGAGGCGCTGGCGGGGCTGGCCGAGGAGGAGTTCCTCTGGCCGGGGGGCTGGAAGCGGACGGAGAAGGGACGCTGGGCCGTGGTCGGCTGGGTCGCGGGCAAGGACGCCGGGGAGCTGCTGCGGCGGGACGCGAGGCGGGCGGGGATCGTCGTCGGCCGCTCGGGCCGGGAGGCCAACGGGGGCCGGGTGCTGGACTTCCACTCGCTGCGTCACAGCTACGTGTCGGCGCTGGACCGGGCGGGGCTGTCGGAGGGGCTGGCGCGGAGGCTGGCGCGGGGGTCGAGCCGGGCCTTGCTGGAGCGGTACACGCACCGGGAGTTCGCCGAGCTGGCCGAGGCGGTCGAGGCCCTACCGGCGGTCGGGCTCTACGAGACGCAGGACGACCGGCCGTGA
- a CDS encoding DoxX family protein: MLKLRNNAFWSRWAPLPLRLIIGFGFMAHGWAKLSRGPAGFAKLLDRIGAPLPETTAWVSTFVELVGGLAIFVGAFVEVVCVPLIVMMLVAMFTVHLKYGFSSIHTIGLTADGPRFGPPGYEVKLLYIAGLVSLILGGAGVMSVDRLLSRRGKPSDRPSEQEQPSRAG, from the coding sequence ATGCTCAAGCTGCGAAACAATGCCTTCTGGAGCCGCTGGGCGCCCCTGCCGCTTCGCCTGATCATTGGCTTCGGTTTCATGGCCCACGGGTGGGCCAAGCTCAGCCGGGGCCCGGCTGGCTTCGCGAAGCTGCTCGATCGGATCGGCGCGCCGCTGCCGGAGACGACGGCGTGGGTCTCCACGTTCGTGGAACTGGTCGGCGGCCTGGCGATCTTCGTCGGGGCGTTCGTCGAGGTCGTGTGTGTTCCGCTGATCGTCATGATGCTCGTGGCGATGTTCACCGTGCACCTGAAGTACGGCTTCAGCTCCATCCACACGATCGGCCTGACCGCGGACGGCCCGAGGTTCGGCCCGCCGGGTTACGAGGTCAAGCTCCTGTATATCGCGGGCCTCGTCTCGCTGATCCTGGGCGGCGCAGGCGTGATGTCCGTCGACCGGCTTCTCTCTCGCCGAGGAAAGCCGTCTGATCGCCCGAGTGAGCAGGAGCAGCCCTCCAGAGCCGGTTGA
- a CDS encoding NAD-dependent epimerase/dehydratase family protein, with protein sequence MNVLVAGASGAIGRPLVAELIRRGHMVTGMTRSDAGAKALAALGATVARVSALDADAVGRAMKEARAEVVIDELTALPADPSRMSDAAAGDRKLRLEGGGNLHRTALACGARRYIQQASGFFLRPGPGLGDESEGMAVDASPRIADHARTYAELESRVLGAEGIEGVAMRYGFFYGPGTWYHQEGASADQVRRGEFPIIGDGEGVWSWVHIDDAAVATADALTIPPGAYHIVDDDPSPVALWLPAFARFVGGPPPPHVTVEQALASAGEDAVYYGTKLRGASNAKAKETFGFLPRRQEWLRTP encoded by the coding sequence ATGAACGTCCTCGTCGCCGGGGCGAGCGGGGCCATCGGCCGCCCGCTCGTCGCGGAGCTGATCCGCCGTGGCCATATGGTCACGGGCATGACCCGGTCGGACGCGGGGGCGAAGGCCCTGGCCGCTCTGGGGGCGACCGTCGCGCGGGTGAGCGCACTCGACGCGGATGCCGTCGGGCGGGCCATGAAGGAAGCCCGGGCCGAGGTCGTCATCGACGAGCTGACGGCGCTGCCCGCGGATCCGTCCCGGATGTCCGACGCCGCCGCAGGCGACCGGAAGCTGAGGCTCGAGGGCGGCGGCAACCTCCACCGCACCGCGCTGGCCTGCGGGGCGCGGAGGTACATCCAGCAGGCGAGCGGATTCTTCCTCCGGCCCGGCCCCGGGCTCGGTGATGAATCCGAGGGGATGGCGGTCGACGCCAGCCCCCGCATCGCGGACCACGCCCGCACCTACGCCGAGCTGGAGTCGCGGGTCCTGGGAGCAGAGGGCATCGAGGGGGTCGCCATGCGGTACGGCTTCTTCTACGGGCCGGGCACATGGTATCACCAGGAAGGCGCCTCGGCCGATCAGGTCCGCAGGGGCGAGTTCCCCATCATCGGCGACGGCGAGGGCGTCTGGTCGTGGGTCCACATCGACGACGCGGCCGTCGCCACCGCCGACGCGTTGACCATCCCGCCCGGCGCGTATCACATCGTCGATGACGACCCGTCGCCGGTCGCCCTCTGGCTGCCGGCCTTTGCCCGGTTCGTCGGCGGCCCGCCGCCTCCGCATGTTACGGTTGAGCAGGCCCTGGCGTCCGCGGGGGAGGACGCGGTGTACTACGGGACGAAACTTCGGGGGGCGTCGAACGCCAAGGCTAAGGAGACGTTCGGGTTCCTCCCGCGGCGGCAGGAGTGGCTGAGGACGCCATGA
- a CDS encoding alpha/beta fold hydrolase, which translates to MRYRTIGVDGLDVFYREAGEPRAPNLLLLHGFPSSSHMFRDLIPLLADRFHILAPDLPGFGRTAMPPRDKFEYTFDNLARVVGRFTEIVGLDRFAVYVFDYGAPTGYRVAMRHPERITAIISQNGNAYEEGLSDGWGPIRAYWQEPSPANREALRSLLAPEATLWQYTRGVPDATAVSPDGYSLDDFYLARPGADEIQLDLFRDYASNVALYPAFQDYFRTHQPPLLTVWGRNDPFFLPAGAEAYRRDIPEADVRFFDTGHIALETHAGPIAEAIREFLPK; encoded by the coding sequence ATGCGTTACCGCACGATTGGCGTCGACGGGCTGGACGTCTTCTACCGCGAGGCCGGGGAACCGAGAGCCCCCAACCTGCTGCTGCTCCACGGCTTCCCCAGCTCGAGCCACATGTTCCGCGACCTCATCCCCCTCCTGGCCGATCGCTTTCACATCCTCGCACCCGACCTCCCAGGCTTCGGCCGCACGGCGATGCCGCCTCGGGACAAGTTCGAGTACACCTTCGACAATCTCGCCCGGGTCGTGGGCCGGTTCACCGAGATCGTCGGCCTCGACCGGTTCGCCGTCTATGTATTCGACTACGGGGCCCCGACGGGCTACCGCGTGGCGATGCGGCACCCCGAGCGGATCACGGCGATCATCTCCCAGAACGGCAACGCCTACGAGGAGGGCCTGAGCGACGGCTGGGGCCCCATCCGCGCGTACTGGCAAGAGCCGTCGCCCGCCAACCGGGAGGCGCTCCGGTCCCTGCTGGCTCCCGAGGCGACGCTCTGGCAATACACCCGCGGCGTGCCCGACGCGACCGCCGTCTCGCCTGACGGCTATTCGCTCGACGACTTCTACCTGGCGCGGCCCGGGGCCGACGAGATCCAGCTCGACCTGTTCCGCGACTACGCGAGCAACGTGGCACTGTACCCGGCCTTCCAGGACTACTTCCGGACCCACCAGCCGCCGTTGCTGACGGTCTGGGGCCGGAACGACCCGTTCTTCCTCCCCGCTGGGGCCGAAGCGTATCGCCGCGACATCCCGGAGGCGGACGTCCGCTTCTTCGACACCGGGCATATCGCGCTCGAGACGCACGCCGGGCCGATCGCCGAGGCGATCCGGGAATTCCTGCCCAAATGA
- a CDS encoding IS3 family transposase — MPADGERPPFCVEEAEHLSRSASPSTGKPYGMQRVCRIFGMARSTAYFLKAREAVPPEQRPAPRKRGPVGAATDADLVVHIRRVLAESPFHGEGYRKVWARLRHQGIRTASERVRRLMREHHLQAPRRGGGNDRVRGVLPHS; from the coding sequence GTGCCAGCAGATGGAGAGCGGCCGCCCTTTTGCGTCGAGGAGGCGGAGCACCTGAGCCGCTCCGCCTCCCCCTCGACCGGCAAGCCCTACGGCATGCAGCGGGTCTGCCGCATCTTCGGCATGGCCCGCTCCACGGCCTACTTCCTCAAGGCCCGTGAGGCGGTCCCGCCGGAGCAGCGACCGGCCCCCAGGAAGCGGGGCCCGGTCGGGGCCGCCACCGACGCCGACCTGGTCGTCCACATCCGCCGGGTCCTGGCCGAGAGCCCGTTCCACGGCGAGGGCTATCGCAAGGTCTGGGCACGCCTCCGCCATCAGGGCATCCGAACGGCCTCCGAGCGGGTCCGGCGGCTGATGCGGGAGCACCACCTGCAGGCCCCCCGCCGGGGCGGTGGAAATGATCGTGTAAGAGGGGTTCTCCCGCACTCTTGA
- a CDS encoding Gfo/Idh/MocA family protein, with translation MRRRDFIRGGLVLATGGAVGPGLSARSYARVVGANERVNVAVIGAGGRGWRNLASISGREEQEFAGGRVTGTRVVALCDVDLRREGPRQPGAARAFDEFEDAAKYHDYRDMLDELDRDIDAVLVSTPNHHHAPASIMAMRRGKHVYCEKPGAHSVSEARAMSRVASERAVATQLGTQVHSSENYRRVVELIRHGAIGEVSACHLWLRSGWPATDRPAGTPPVPPDLQWDLWLGPAPERPYHPSYIPTRWHQWWDFGGGMLGNMGCHYVDLAFWTMELEVPSTVESDGPRPPHPESAPGWQHVRYTFDRGPGRPPFTLTWTHGPEPRGDLADYHLPDWAWGVFVGSEGQLLVSYPRHELLPERKFADYRRPTPSLPPSVGHHQEWINACRGKGRPSCHFGDSMRVTEAVLLGNVAYRSGRRLRWDASRLAIDDAPETESLLRRDYRPGWM, from the coding sequence ATGCGCCGGCGAGACTTCATCAGAGGTGGTTTGGTCCTGGCCACAGGCGGGGCGGTGGGCCCAGGGCTCTCGGCCCGCTCGTATGCCCGGGTGGTGGGGGCCAACGAGCGCGTGAACGTCGCCGTCATCGGCGCCGGTGGCCGAGGCTGGCGCAACCTGGCCTCCATCTCCGGTCGGGAGGAGCAGGAGTTCGCCGGCGGCCGCGTCACCGGCACGCGCGTCGTCGCCCTGTGCGACGTGGACCTTCGACGCGAGGGCCCACGCCAGCCCGGCGCCGCCCGCGCCTTCGACGAGTTCGAGGACGCCGCCAAGTATCACGACTACCGCGATATGCTCGACGAGCTGGACCGCGACATCGACGCGGTCCTCGTCAGCACGCCCAACCACCACCACGCCCCGGCCAGCATCATGGCCATGCGCAGGGGCAAGCACGTCTATTGCGAGAAGCCGGGCGCCCACTCGGTCTCCGAGGCCCGCGCGATGTCCCGGGTCGCCTCCGAGCGGGCCGTCGCCACGCAGCTCGGCACGCAGGTGCACTCCTCGGAAAACTATCGCCGGGTCGTCGAGCTGATCCGCCACGGGGCGATCGGCGAAGTCTCCGCCTGCCACCTCTGGCTGCGCTCCGGCTGGCCCGCCACGGATCGGCCCGCCGGGACGCCCCCCGTCCCGCCCGATCTGCAATGGGACCTGTGGCTCGGCCCGGCCCCGGAGCGTCCCTATCATCCATCCTACATCCCGACCCGCTGGCACCAGTGGTGGGACTTCGGCGGCGGCATGCTCGGCAACATGGGCTGCCATTACGTGGACTTGGCCTTCTGGACGATGGAGCTAGAGGTCCCCTCGACCGTCGAATCCGACGGCCCCCGGCCGCCGCATCCCGAGTCGGCCCCCGGCTGGCAGCACGTGCGTTACACCTTCGATCGCGGCCCGGGACGGCCGCCGTTCACCCTGACCTGGACCCACGGGCCCGAGCCGCGCGGCGACCTCGCCGACTACCACCTGCCCGACTGGGCGTGGGGCGTATTCGTCGGCAGCGAGGGCCAGCTCCTGGTCAGCTACCCGCGTCACGAGCTCCTGCCCGAGCGGAAGTTCGCCGATTACCGCAGACCGACCCCGAGTCTCCCGCCCTCCGTCGGCCATCATCAGGAGTGGATCAACGCGTGCCGGGGGAAGGGCCGGCCGTCGTGCCATTTCGGCGACTCGATGCGTGTCACCGAGGCCGTCCTGCTGGGCAATGTCGCCTATCGCAGCGGACGGAGGCTGCGATGGGACGCCTCCCGGCTTGCCATCGACGACGCCCCCGAGACCGAATCCTTGCTCCGCCGCGATTACCGGCCGGGATGGATGTGA
- a CDS encoding cupin domain-containing protein — MARAALAIGVGLLAVAGIAAARHDEDAESVKPVAAYDIVEKLDGKDTTASVVEVTIEPGKAGVAHRHPGPGFGYVLEGEYEWAIDDKPAKVLKAGETFYEPAGCLHRVSANPGKVKTRLLAWVIHPRGAKDIAVPEKH; from the coding sequence ATGGCCCGTGCAGCCCTGGCAATCGGCGTCGGACTCCTGGCGGTGGCCGGGATCGCCGCGGCCCGCCACGACGAGGACGCCGAGTCGGTCAAGCCCGTGGCGGCCTACGACATCGTCGAGAAGCTCGACGGCAAGGACACGACCGCGTCCGTGGTCGAGGTGACCATCGAGCCCGGCAAGGCGGGCGTCGCCCACCGCCACCCCGGCCCGGGTTTCGGCTACGTCCTCGAGGGCGAGTACGAGTGGGCGATCGACGACAAGCCCGCGAAGGTCCTGAAGGCGGGCGAGACCTTCTACGAACCGGCCGGGTGCCTGCACCGGGTGTCGGCGAATCCCGGCAAGGTCAAGACCCGCCTGCTGGCGTGGGTGATTCACCCCAGGGGCGCCAAGGACATCGCCGTGCCGGAGAAGCACTGA
- a CDS encoding zinc-binding dehydrogenase, with amino-acid sequence MRAILRTAFGGPNVLVIREMPEPEPRDGHAVIEVKAFGLNHAELHMRKGEWAEIADVSGIECVGVVKSCPGGEFPAGAKVAALMGGLGRTINGSYAEFTRAPVTNVAAIEADLPWADLAALPETYATAWTCLFRNLEIQRGQTLVIRGATSSFGQAAVKLAVNAGAKVIATSRTRERFPVLEKLGIERAELEVPDLSARIDEAKQLDAVLDLVGNSTILDSLRMLRRGGCACLAGWLGGLAPIANFNPLLQMASGVYLTFFGSFVFGTPGFSLSDVPLQQIAEDVAAGRLEAKPSRVFRFEEIREAHRVMEANEAGGKMVVVHD; translated from the coding sequence ATGCGTGCGATTCTCAGGACGGCGTTCGGCGGCCCGAATGTGCTCGTCATCCGCGAGATGCCGGAGCCGGAGCCCAGGGACGGCCACGCGGTGATCGAAGTCAAGGCATTCGGCCTCAACCACGCCGAGCTGCACATGCGCAAGGGGGAGTGGGCCGAGATCGCCGACGTCAGCGGCATCGAGTGCGTCGGCGTCGTCAAGTCCTGCCCCGGCGGCGAATTCCCGGCCGGTGCCAAGGTGGCCGCGCTCATGGGCGGCCTGGGGCGGACGATCAACGGCAGCTACGCCGAGTTCACCCGCGCCCCGGTGACGAATGTGGCGGCCATCGAGGCCGACCTCCCGTGGGCCGACCTGGCGGCGCTGCCGGAGACCTACGCCACGGCCTGGACCTGCCTGTTTCGCAACCTCGAGATCCAGCGTGGGCAGACGCTGGTGATCCGGGGGGCGACATCCTCCTTCGGCCAGGCGGCCGTGAAGCTGGCCGTGAACGCCGGGGCGAAGGTCATCGCCACCAGCCGCACCCGGGAGCGATTCCCCGTGCTGGAGAAACTCGGTATCGAGAGGGCCGAGCTGGAGGTGCCGGACCTCTCCGCCCGCATTGACGAGGCGAAGCAGCTCGACGCGGTGCTCGACCTGGTCGGCAACAGCACGATCCTCGACTCGCTCAGGATGCTCCGCCGCGGGGGCTGCGCCTGCCTCGCGGGGTGGTTGGGTGGCCTCGCGCCGATCGCCAACTTCAACCCACTCCTGCAGATGGCCAGCGGCGTCTACCTGACCTTCTTCGGTAGCTTCGTCTTCGGCACACCCGGCTTCTCGCTCTCCGACGTCCCGCTCCAGCAGATCGCCGAGGACGTGGCGGCGGGGCGGCTGGAGGCGAAGCCGTCGCGCGTCTTCCGCTTCGAGGAGATCCGCGAGGCGCATCGGGTGATGGAAGCGAACGAGGCGGGCGGCAAGATGGTGGTCGTCCACGACTGA
- a CDS encoding CGNR zinc finger domain-containing protein, which translates to MSTQKPPAFFISGSLGLDFLNTLATPVDTPVDWIDSGEGLLAWLEEAGLVIAEELMAVRNRAIPGEFDAIAAQARSLREWFRSFVRERSGRKLVADDLRDLEPLNRLLGRDERFAQIVTGPSGGEPVLELKALRRWRTPESLLLPLAEEVGRFVCGEDFEYAKACQGSTCTLLFVDRTRGRARRWCSMAICGNRAKQAAHRHRRKADR; encoded by the coding sequence ATGAGCACGCAGAAGCCGCCGGCGTTCTTCATCTCCGGCTCCCTAGGGCTCGACTTCCTGAATACCTTGGCGACCCCGGTGGATACCCCGGTCGATTGGATCGACTCCGGCGAGGGGCTGCTCGCCTGGCTGGAAGAAGCGGGGCTCGTGATAGCGGAGGAGCTCATGGCGGTGCGGAACCGGGCAATCCCGGGCGAGTTCGACGCGATAGCCGCCCAGGCCCGGAGCCTGCGCGAGTGGTTCCGAAGCTTCGTCCGGGAACGGAGCGGCAGGAAGCTCGTCGCCGACGACCTGCGCGACTTGGAGCCGCTGAACCGCCTGCTTGGCCGGGACGAACGATTCGCCCAGATCGTGACAGGGCCTTCCGGAGGGGAGCCCGTCCTGGAACTGAAGGCGCTGCGACGCTGGCGCACCCCGGAATCCCTGCTCCTGCCGCTGGCCGAGGAGGTCGGCAGGTTCGTGTGCGGCGAGGACTTCGAGTACGCGAAAGCGTGCCAGGGCTCGACCTGCACGCTCCTGTTCGTCGATCGCACGCGCGGCCGTGCGCGGCGATGGTGCAGCATGGCGATCTGCGGAAATCGGGCGAAGCAGGCGGCCCACCGCCATCGCCGGAAGGCTGACCGGTGA
- a CDS encoding SDR family oxidoreductase translates to MKIVVIGGSGLIGKKLVANLTGRGHEVVSASPSTGVNTLTGEGLAEAFAGARVVVDVSNSPSWSEDAVMEFFRTSTGNILVAEKAAGVGHHVALSVVGADRMKDSGYMRAKVAQEGLIQAGGVPYTILRATQFFEFLGGIAGKGDGEVRLSIARMQPLAADDVASTLADVAMKPPANGMLEVAGPESLSIAEFVGRYLSASGDERKVIADPQAGYFGAALDERGLNPGDGAIIGTTRFEDWFARYGTASVAPVR, encoded by the coding sequence ATGAAGATCGTGGTCATCGGCGGCAGCGGGCTCATCGGCAAGAAGCTCGTGGCGAACCTCACCGGGCGGGGACATGAGGTCGTGTCGGCGTCACCGTCGACGGGCGTAAACACGCTCACCGGCGAGGGCCTGGCCGAGGCCTTCGCGGGCGCCCGTGTCGTTGTGGACGTGTCGAACTCCCCGTCCTGGTCGGAGGACGCCGTGATGGAGTTCTTCAGGACCTCGACCGGCAACATCCTGGTCGCCGAGAAGGCCGCGGGCGTGGGGCACCACGTCGCGCTGTCGGTGGTCGGGGCCGACCGGATGAAGGACAGCGGGTACATGCGTGCCAAGGTCGCCCAGGAGGGCCTGATCCAGGCCGGCGGGGTGCCGTACACGATCCTCCGGGCCACCCAGTTCTTCGAGTTCCTGGGCGGGATCGCCGGGAAGGGCGACGGCGAGGTCCGGCTGTCGATCGCCCGCATGCAGCCGCTGGCGGCCGACGACGTGGCCTCCACCCTGGCCGATGTCGCAATGAAGCCGCCAGCGAACGGCATGCTCGAGGTGGCGGGGCCCGAGTCGCTCTCCATCGCCGAGTTCGTAGGACGCTACCTCTCCGCGAGTGGGGACGAGCGGAAGGTGATCGCCGACCCGCAGGCCGGCTACTTCGGGGCGGCGTTGGACGAGCGCGGGCTCAATCCCGGGGACGGGGCCATCATCGGGACGACGCGGTTCGAGGACTGGTTCGCTCGGTACGGCACCGCGAGCGTCGCCCCGGTTCGTTGA
- a CDS encoding DUF4385 domain-containing protein produces the protein MDEPSYLDFDKTKYAWKPDVDYREHPELYLAGKGEQGVLICEPYKGELVPLWRFKTPDIARESSQAIYKRFLAYLREGDFVGADMARKFLQMGFTRSRWYTNYKGGRKYDAIDKHQLERDTGDPANAESSRIFFDAWKKAEARPAHAKMKAEWKEKYG, from the coding sequence ATGGACGAGCCCAGCTACCTGGACTTCGACAAGACGAAGTACGCGTGGAAGCCCGATGTGGACTACCGGGAGCACCCGGAGCTCTACCTCGCTGGCAAGGGCGAGCAGGGCGTCCTGATCTGCGAGCCCTACAAGGGCGAGCTCGTGCCCCTCTGGCGGTTCAAGACGCCCGACATCGCCCGCGAGAGCAGCCAGGCGATCTACAAGAGGTTCCTGGCCTACCTCCGCGAGGGCGACTTCGTCGGCGCGGACATGGCCCGCAAGTTCCTGCAGATGGGCTTCACCCGCTCCCGGTGGTACACCAACTACAAGGGCGGCCGGAAGTACGACGCGATCGACAAGCACCAGCTTGAAAGGGACACGGGCGACCCGGCGAACGCAGAGTCGTCGCGAATCTTCTTCGACGCCTGGAAGAAGGCCGAGGCCAGGCCCGCCCATGCCAAGATGAAGGCCGAGTGGAAGGAGAAGTACGGGTAA